From Silvimonas iriomotensis, a single genomic window includes:
- a CDS encoding methyl-accepting chemotaxis protein: protein MEVLFYAVFFMVGALLGAVVTGWRARQRQQDFDLLKRAQDRRIAELEQRPAADDVARQQSHWQQQMQQLEAALAHARTAHDQLQDSWPDREAAARQSALDELGQAQAVRTAQLNATLAEEHALLRQDIESLLGIVQVVERWHDELQVILVNNRELKSQNEEFARIVKNVVMLALNAAIEAARAGEHGRGFAVVADGVRNLALTSADVARQYQQNLHKNDLITTTTFQDMQASSNMIRNAVFGLRAAAGKIDAAMAAAG from the coding sequence ATGGAAGTCTTGTTTTACGCGGTGTTCTTCATGGTGGGTGCCTTGCTGGGCGCCGTGGTCACAGGCTGGCGCGCGCGACAGCGCCAGCAGGATTTCGACCTGCTCAAGCGGGCGCAAGACCGACGCATTGCCGAGCTGGAACAACGCCCGGCGGCCGATGATGTGGCCCGGCAGCAAAGCCACTGGCAGCAACAAATGCAACAACTGGAAGCCGCACTGGCCCACGCCCGCACCGCCCACGATCAGTTGCAGGACAGCTGGCCCGACCGCGAAGCCGCTGCCCGCCAGAGCGCGCTGGATGAACTGGGCCAGGCCCAGGCCGTGCGCACCGCCCAGCTGAATGCCACGCTGGCCGAAGAGCACGCATTGCTGCGCCAGGATATCGAATCCTTGCTGGGCATCGTGCAGGTGGTGGAGCGCTGGCACGATGAGCTGCAGGTCATTCTGGTGAATAACCGCGAACTGAAAAGCCAGAACGAAGAATTTGCCCGCATCGTCAAGAACGTGGTCATGCTGGCCCTGAACGCCGCCATTGAGGCCGCCCGCGCCGGCGAACACGGCCGGGGCTTTGCCGTGGTGGCCGATGGCGTGCGCAACCTGGCGCTGACCAGCGCCGACGTCGCCCGCCAGTACCAGCAAAACCTGCACAAGAACGACCTGATCACCACCACCACGTTCCAGGACATGCAGGCCAGCAGCAACATGATCCGCAATGCGGTTTTCGGCCTGCGCGCGGCGGCCGGCAAGATTGATGCTGCCATGGCAGCGGCAGGGTAA
- a CDS encoding response regulator, which translates to MAQVLIVDDSSTVRTEVSEFLKASGMTVTVAVDGKDGLDKLRADSGIKLVVSDVNMPNMDGLTMAEKIRGELNNSAVNIIMLTTENSPVMKERGKAAGIKGWIVKPFNGASVVATFKKLAS; encoded by the coding sequence ATGGCACAAGTACTGATTGTTGATGATTCAAGCACCGTTCGCACCGAAGTAAGCGAGTTTCTTAAAGCCAGCGGCATGACGGTAACGGTTGCGGTGGATGGCAAGGATGGCCTGGATAAACTGCGCGCCGACAGTGGCATCAAGCTGGTGGTCAGCGACGTCAACATGCCCAATATGGATGGCCTGACCATGGCCGAGAAGATCCGCGGCGAGCTGAACAACAGCGCGGTCAACATCATCATGCTGACCACCGAAAACAGCCCGGTCATGAAAGAACGCGGCAAGGCCGCCGGGATCAAGGGCTGGATCGTCAAGCCGTTCAATGGCGCCTCTGTCGTCGCCACCTTCAAGAAACTGGCCAGTTAA